One stretch of Paenibacillus sp. FSL R5-0341 DNA includes these proteins:
- a CDS encoding acyltransferase: protein MNQPVNRPRRIEYLDLYRAFAIMAVVAIHATSTAVAHYPKHTLDHDVYYFWNTFLQFAVPAFLFLSSLVLFYNYSSKMNEKGWMLAFYKKRLFNVFVPYVVWSLIYFAIKQLLAGKEPLTHGVQFAKQLVMGTAHTHLYFFLIILQFYIVFPWLLSLARHRLFKRYLPLFFIAAQAIFYALHLQFHFERTGSLLTSYLIVIGFGAWIGLNFEWALKKLYTHRYVLIAALLSGGAIFIYGNAYIKTAFAAYPVVTYTVLFLFRNLFTLSACLLLLIFSERIGTGQHTEVRKATRVLDSLGTVAFGVFLMHPLVLLFWRREFTDDLARHFSVGIILSYVVALLISWICAMGLRRMKWGWVLIGR, encoded by the coding sequence ATGAATCAACCGGTTAATCGGCCCCGGCGTATTGAGTATCTGGATCTCTATCGTGCTTTTGCGATCATGGCGGTTGTAGCTATCCACGCTACTTCAACAGCAGTTGCGCATTACCCCAAGCATACACTAGATCATGATGTGTATTACTTCTGGAACACGTTTTTACAATTTGCTGTTCCAGCGTTTCTCTTTCTGTCATCCCTGGTCTTATTCTACAACTACAGTTCCAAGATGAATGAGAAGGGTTGGATGCTCGCTTTTTATAAGAAGCGTTTATTTAATGTATTTGTACCCTATGTAGTATGGTCCCTCATCTATTTTGCCATTAAACAGCTGCTTGCGGGCAAAGAACCTTTGACTCATGGTGTTCAATTTGCCAAACAATTAGTAATGGGAACTGCTCATACGCACTTGTACTTTTTTCTGATTATTCTTCAGTTCTATATCGTGTTTCCATGGCTTCTGTCGCTTGCACGCCATCGTCTGTTTAAACGGTACTTGCCATTATTCTTTATTGCTGCCCAGGCCATATTCTATGCGTTGCATTTACAGTTTCACTTCGAACGAACAGGCAGTTTGCTAACGAGTTATCTAATCGTGATCGGATTTGGTGCATGGATTGGGTTGAACTTTGAGTGGGCATTGAAGAAACTGTATACACACCGTTATGTGCTTATAGCTGCATTGTTGAGCGGAGGTGCCATTTTTATCTATGGTAATGCTTATATCAAGACCGCTTTCGCTGCATACCCGGTGGTTACCTATACCGTGCTGTTCCTGTTCCGAAATCTGTTTACGCTGTCTGCCTGCTTGCTCCTGCTGATCTTTAGTGAACGAATCGGCACTGGACAACATACCGAGGTTCGTAAAGCTACACGTGTTCTGGACTCTTTGGGTACAGTGGCGTTCGGTGTATTTTTAATGCATCCACTCGTACTGCTCTTCTGGAGACGTGAATTCACAGATGACCTGGCTCGGCACTTCAGCGTGGGCATCATTCTATCTTATGTTGTGGCGCTTCTGATCTCATGGATCTGCGCGATGGGATTGCGCCGGATGAAGTGGGGATGGGTACTGATCGGACGGTAA
- a CDS encoding GNAT family N-acetyltransferase, translating to MIMGKEHVRLIKPSRTYKDAYLAFYEDWVRSGELMVPWVISKEPYAFDEMLAFLERNEQGVDIPEGWVKDSTYWLVTESQQIVGAVNIRHELNDKLLNSGGHIGYGIRPGERHNGYGSEILRLSLEKTRELGITKVLVVCDAINEPSRRVILRNGGIQDEDYVESNGNVVERFWIENVE from the coding sequence ATGATCATGGGGAAAGAACACGTTAGATTAATTAAACCATCACGAACATATAAGGATGCGTATTTGGCATTTTATGAAGACTGGGTCAGAAGTGGAGAATTGATGGTACCTTGGGTCATTTCCAAAGAACCCTATGCGTTTGACGAGATGTTGGCATTTTTGGAGCGTAATGAACAAGGCGTCGACATCCCGGAAGGCTGGGTCAAAGACAGTACATACTGGCTGGTTACGGAGAGTCAACAAATCGTGGGCGCCGTGAATATAAGGCATGAGCTTAACGACAAATTATTGAACAGCGGAGGGCATATCGGTTACGGTATTCGTCCGGGGGAGCGGCATAATGGCTATGGTTCTGAAATTCTCAGGTTGTCTTTGGAGAAAACGAGAGAACTCGGAATCACCAAAGTATTAGTCGTATGCGACGCGATTAATGAGCCTTCCAGAAGGGTTATCCTTCGTAATGGTGGCATCCAGGATGAAGACTATGTCGAGTCCAATGGTAACGTTGTTGAACGATTCTGGATAGAGAATGTCGAATAA
- a CDS encoding putative immunity protein produces MTMAKPAFKDAPLRSEIEEMAKQQDHHALACWAAECAARVLYIFEKKTGDLRARDAIDAGRGWIRGEIAMVDARKAAFVAHAAAREADHAAASAASRAAGHAAATAHVKDHAVHAATYAVKAIFYDTLMEEQERRVLEERTWQYQYLLGGCNDHGERTR; encoded by the coding sequence ATGACCATGGCAAAACCTGCATTCAAAGATGCACCTTTACGTAGTGAAATAGAGGAAATGGCTAAGCAACAGGATCACCATGCATTGGCCTGTTGGGCTGCGGAGTGTGCGGCACGTGTCTTGTATATATTTGAGAAGAAGACGGGGGATCTCCGCGCCCGTGATGCCATTGATGCAGGGAGAGGTTGGATCCGTGGAGAGATTGCCATGGTTGATGCTCGAAAGGCGGCTTTTGTAGCTCATGCTGCTGCACGGGAAGCCGATCATGCCGCTGCTTCTGCTGCATCTCGTGCGGCGGGACACGCAGCTGCAACGGCCCATGTGAAAGACCATGCGGTGCATGCCGCAACGTATGCAGTGAAAGCTATCTTTTATGACACTCTAATGGAAGAGCAAGAACGTCGTGTCCTAGAAGAGAGAACGTGGCAATATCAATATCTGTTGGGAGGTTGTAATGATCATGGGGAAAGAACACGTTAG